CTTGAGTAGCTTAAAAGCAATTCAAGTACTATAAAAAGTAATCAGGATCTAAACTATAGTTTACATGATACAGTGAGTAGATGAAACCAGCAAAAAGGGATTTATTGAAAAGATGAGACATCATGAAGGACTCTTCACAGTTGTAAAGCCTTCATGCTTTGCGCACTATAAATGCAGCTATAGTAACAGAAAGCACAGGCTTTTTGAGGACGGTACTAGCCTTTGTACAACACACTCTGTCTAACAGTCACATAGATCGTTTCACTTCTTGGTGCTCTTCACAGTCTTTTTCACTGCTGTTCCAGTCTTCTTTTTTGGTGCTTTTGCCTTTACCACTGTTACTTTGGATTTCTTCTTTATGCCATTAGTGGTTTTGGCTTTGATGGCTCTCCTCTCCTTTCTCCGAACAAGGTCTTCCCTTCCAATCTCTATCATGTGCTCCTCCCACGATTTGATTTCATTCTTGTAACGGACTCGGTCGTCCTCTGCCAGCTGAATGTACATCTGAAAATAAAGAAGAGACACAAGTCAGATAATGGATCCGCTGCAAAACATAGCAATCTTTCAATTGCTTTATAATGTtgtattgttttctatttataaGCTAACGGAGTAGAAATTCCCCGGTAGCGGTGTTCGGCCACACACAAATGGCATTACTTGACAAACACCAAAAGGCTTGTTTGCTCAGTTTATTAAATCATGTCCATCTCGTAGCGattgttttttaatcaaaattgagggaattaattagtataggaacaattaaattaatgtagtcgctaccctaataaatatatatttgtctgcATGCCGTGCAGTGCTCTGTATGTCACACATCTTGTTCTACGATTAAGTGAGTTTGTCAATGTACTTttttattgctgttgtttttcatTTAGAATAATAATGAACCCACCATTTTCAAGCATTAATTTTGTTGAAAGAAAGGGAAAGATGTTAAGAGCTACTGCTAAAGGTGTTTTTGACTCCActgaagcataaaaataccatatgaTGTTTCCAGATATTTAAGAAATGCTGAGTTAACATAGTCGTTTATCTGAAAAACATGCTTCAGTCAGTtcttctcctttgaaaatgtgcgttccagGCCGGAATGTCGTTCTCTTATTTGCTTTGTGAAACccacccactgccagtttacccaaatGTATTTCAGCACCacgggttgccagttggtggaaaaTGTCAATCTGAAACCTGCGTGTGtgtgtcaagtctgaggaggggtcaggtgaaaaaaaccctctccaatattttgaatttggactgcaatacgtagttcaaccactcggtgtcgaTCCTACATACAGTTCCTTTTAAATCCTGTGATGCAATCCTAAACATCACTAACCTAATATGTCCTCACCATGGCATAACTAATTGTAAGTGTTATTTATGATTCACAGAGATAATGCTTGTGGTGTTTTGAAATCAGCAGAAGACAGCAGGCAGCTCACAGGATGATGGAACAGAGCCATAGTGTGAGCTACGTTTGATGCTCAAGGAAAAACtcacatgtttttgtgttttactgaAACGCTCCCAGTCGTCTCTCACAGACTTCATCTTTGtctggaaaaaaatgtaaattacattcaACCAACTGTTTGCAACCAATAAATATAGTGTTAAATACTTCAATTGCATAttacacaaatgtttttaagttttaatgGTCTGTAGTACCTTTGGTTAAACTGTGAATTTCAAATACATTATTACACCAGATTCAAATAATTGAAATTATACAAAACACACTACAGTTTAATAGCtcggggtcagtaagattgtGGGGGAGATAGGTTGCACTAAACTgaaattttttaaagatatttatgtTACAAAGGGTTCAATAAACagaagaaatgctgttcttttgaactttcttttcatcaaagaatcttgaaaaaagtaccaaggtttttacaagaaaataaagaagttaggaaatgtttcttcaatagcaaatcagcatatattgGAATAAATTCtcaaggatcatgtaacactgaaaaactttcccatcacaggaataaattgcattcaaaatacattaacagactttttttaattgtaataatttttatttgtaataatgtgATGTTATTAAATTATCCTGATGAGGATAAGAGGCAAtttttcttactgaccccaagttttttacgtttttttgttatttaaatgcaaaaatgtttgtatactgtataaaaactgaaatttgaAAATGTAGAACTAAAGTTCATTTTCACCTGCATATTAGTTCCTTTCGCCTCCTCAAAGTGCTCTGACATGAAGATATTGAAGGCGCTCCTGGGACGTTTCGGCTTGCCAAGACTGTTCAGCTCCTACAAGTGAAGTACAATGTTCCTTTACTATAAAGGTAATTAAAATACTTCATTtctgaagaagaaataaatatttagtcagtgTAAAGTGTCTCATTGGTGGGTTAGTGTAGTAGTTACTTAATGGAAGGCAAAACTCACCTTCTTCCTCCTAAGTGCTTTTCTTTTGGCTACTTTTTGTCGTTTTTCTACTGCAAGAGCAGCAGTTTGTGCAGGAGTCAGTTGGGCTTTGTATTTCTCCAGAGCAAGCTTATATTGCTCCCTGGATGCTGAAGATGCATCCTGAAATGGCTGCACAAGTGATATAGCTCAAATTAGTGGATGACTGAGGAATTTTTCAATGGCCAATGTCAATAACAATAACTAAAGAGCAGGGTGTCCCATATAACAGTGAAGGAGCAGATCATCCAaaaatattctataaatattctgtaaatgTATCATTAAAAACATTATGTACAATATACATCACTGTACACAACCGATATACAAGTGTATTTCTGTACATAATATAtacaatcacatttaaataaCTAGATCTGTGAAATCTGTCAAAACACAGCCCTAGATAAAAAATCCCTATAAATAttgattggtgtttttttttttttttttttttaatctacagcAAACTTATACTGTTCCCTGGATGCATGTATATGTACAACATTTACTCAAAACACACTAAacatatgaacacacacatacttgaAGCAAGAATTTACCTGCTTCTGTTCAGGAGTCAGAACTTTCCACTGCTGTGCTAACTTTCGGACAATATCCACATTTTTGACTCCTGAACAAAACAAATTGTTCGTTATCTTGTTTCAAAACAAACCAGAAATGGAAGGTAGCCTTGCGACTGAAGCGGATACCTGGATTTTGGCTCCTGATGGTGGGATGCATCTCTTTCACATACGTCATGTATGCGGTCAGGGGTCTTTTGGGTGGACCCCCAGTTGTGGTGCTAAAACTCTTTAACACTGGAGCTACACATGAACACCTACAATTGCAAATAACTGTCACTGTACAAAAAATGTCATGGATGTTATGGACTAATTATTCgtaaaaacaagttaaaaaaaaaagaaaacatttttttacacctTACAAAAAAGTTACATTATAACTTTAGCAATTGAGCTAGTGCAGCTTTGTCATATATACAAAACGTTAGTGTTTTCAGATGTGAAAATATGAACGTATAGCTGTCTCTATTGTAGTTGCATTTAAAgatgttgttaaaataaaatgcattagatATGATATATTAACTAATAAACCAGTCATGCATCAATAACCTTAAACTTGAAGCATGCTCACCTCACAACAGATGCACTCGAGAACAAACCCAAAGACTTTACCAAAAGATTAGCACCGACTGACATCAAACTGAACGGAGCCATCATACACGGACTGTGATCTTCCCAATAAAATGAGGCAAATATTTAATATGCACGGTGAGAACAAGACCTTGAAATGAATGTTATGGTTGTGAATTACAGTTCCACCTCCTCCGGTAAAGGCGCCATTCCATCTGCCATCCAAGCGAAGTGCATTATGGGAGAATTATTCGTTTAAAATTACACAGAAGTACATGTACTTAAATAACATTTGAGGAATAGCAACATTTACCTATTTATTTATAGTAGTTTATTATTTTTGCGGGAAAGCTTGTACATCTTGTACATAAGCTTGTTCTATacgcaagcatcaatgtcttgaacttgatgcgagctgcaaccggtagccagtgcaaggagataaagagaggtgtaacatgggcaCTTTTGGGCTTGTTGAAGACCAGTCAGGCCACtgcattctgaataatttgtagaggtttgattgtgcttgatggaagtccagccagaagagtattgcagtagtccagcccagaaatgacaagggcctggacaagaagtttTGCAGCATGCTTTGTTAGAAAGGGACTGattttctgatgttgtgcaatgcaaacctgtaAGATCAGGCAGTCTTTGTAATGTGGTCTTGAAGGTCCGCTGGTCTTTAaagattacaccaagatttctaAACAAAGTTGATAGGGTAATTGTAGAAACCTAGCTGTATggtaaaaacattttgttgtttCACGTCTAGGTTAGGGTTAAGGTTAGGGCACTACTTCCATGACTGACAGTAGTGCAGTTTCAGTTGAATGGCCACTCCTAAATCCT
Above is a window of Carassius gibelio isolate Cgi1373 ecotype wild population from Czech Republic chromosome B12, carGib1.2-hapl.c, whole genome shotgun sequence DNA encoding:
- the LOC127968999 gene encoding transcription factor A, mitochondrial-like, producing the protein MMAPFSLMSVGANLLVKSLGLFSSASVVRCSCVAPVLKSFSTTTGGPPKRPLTAYMTYVKEMHPTIRSQNPGVKNVDIVRKLAQQWKVLTPEQKQPFQDASSASREQYKLALEKYKAQLTPAQTAALAVEKRQKVAKRKALRRKKELNSLGKPKRPRSAFNIFMSEHFEEAKGTNMQTKMKSVRDDWERFSKTQKHMYIQLAEDDRVRYKNEIKSWEEHMIEIGREDLVRRKERRAIKAKTTNGIKKKSKVTVVKAKAPKKKTGTAVKKTVKSTKK